The following is a genomic window from Candidatus Vondammii sp. HM_W22.
GACAACTCCGGCCCAGTTGGCCCTTGCAACACGAATTATCAATCGGCTGGCTGACAAGCCCCGGCTACAACAGAAGACAAAGATCATTTCTATCACAGTGTGATCCTGAGCATGACACGCCTGAAACATTGAAACCATTTATCGGACGCTACAGTGCAGATTTTCAGGTGCTCACAGGAGATGATCAACAGATCAGAAATATTGCTCATCAACTGGGGATAAAATATCAACGGGACGAGAAGAAAGAGGGTGGTTACTCCATCGTACACAGCAGCAGTATTGCCCTGATCAATCACCAAAGTGAATTACAGGGCCTGTTTACTGGACGGGTAGATGCCAGTAGTATCACCTAGGATATCAAGCAACTCGCGGATACAGATAGCCAATGAACTCTTATAACAACAGCGTCGATGGGCACCCAGGCATCATCGATCGTCTATTTGCTCTGCTTCTCTACGTTCTGCCCCACCATCTACTCTCCAGACTGGTCTATTGGATCACACGCAGCGAGTGGCCACTGTTGAAAGACGCACTGATCCATACAATGATCAAACTCTATGATGTAGAGATGGGGCTGGCGGTTGAGTCCGACCCATCGCAATACAAAAGTTTCAACGCTTTCTTCACCCGGCAATTACGTCCCGAAGTAAGACCACTCTCGATGGAGATAGAGACCGTACTCTGCCCGGTGGACGGTGCTGTCAGCCAAGCAGGAGAGATCAGCAACGGACGCATCTTCCAAGCTAAAGGGCAGGACTATTCGCTCACCGAGCTGCTCGCCGACGATGAGGAGTGGGCCAAAAAATTCGAAGATGGTAGTTTTGCCACACTCTATTTATCACCCAGGGACTATCATCGAATCCACATGCCGGTGAACGGCAAACTGAGAACAATGCTCCATGTGCCTGGCAGGCTGTTCAGCGTCAGCCCCTCCACCACACGAACCGTACCTCGCCTGTTCAGCCGCAACGAACGGATAATCAATCTGTTTGATACAGAGATGGGGCCGGTAGCCGTCATCCTGGTTGGGGCTATCTTCGTCTCCAGCATGGATACCGTCTGGGCAGGCACCATTACACCGTCATCCCAACGGATTACCCAGTGGAACTACCCAGACAAGCCGACAGAACCTGTCACTCTGAACAAAGGTGATGAACTGGGCAGGTTCAACATGGGATCGACGGTTATCCTGCTTTTCGGCAAACAGGTTATCGAGTGGAATGAGCGATTAAGGCCTGGGGTAAAAGTCCGCATGGGGGAAGAGATCGCTAGTCAGCCAAGCAGTGAAACAAGCACCTGATACTTAGGCCCTCGCAAATGGGAAGGCAATAACCTGATCAATATTGTCTACTCCCATAGCCTGCATTAGCAAGCGGTCAATCCCCAAGGCAACACCGGAACAGTCAGGCAATCCTGCATCAAGGGCCTGGAGCAGATACTCATCCATGGGGACCTGGGGGCAACCTTCATCCCGGCGCTGCAGCAACTCCTGCTCAAACCGGGAACGCTGCTCAACTGCATCAGCCAACTCATGAAAGCCATTGGCAATCTCCAAGCCATCCATATAGAGTTCGAAACGCTCTGCCACCGCTAGATCTCCCGGGCGAATTTTTGCCAGAGAAGCCTGGGTAACCGGATAATCATAGACAAAACAGAGACCCTGTTCCAATCGGGGCTCAATACAGTGGGTCAGCAACAGGTCTAGCCAGGCATCCGTCGTAGAAAGCGCCAGGGAATCAGCTCCGGGTATCTGCTGCTCAATGGCGCAGAGACGAAGCAGGTCTGCTGAACTGGTGTGTGAATCTATCCCCAGATGTGATTGAAACAGCTCAGCATAACTGACCCGATGAACTGGGCCGGGATGGGGCAAAACCGCTTGAATCAGACCCGCCACCTCGTCCATCAACTGGTGCTGGTTGAATCCAGGGCGGTACCACTCCAATAGCGTGAATTCGGGATTATGGATTCTACCCGCCTCACCATTGCGGAAGACCTTACAGATTTGGTAAATAGGACCGGAACCGGCGGCCAGAAGCCGCTTCATCGGAAATTCAGGCGAGGTGTGCAGATAGAGTTCCCTGCCGGATGCCGCGCCTGGGCCGGTATAATGGGTAGTCAGGCTGCAGAGCGCAGGATCAGTAACCGCAAAGGCAGAGCAGGCCGGCGTCTCAACCTCCAGCACACTTGCCTGTCTGAAATAGTCTCTGACGGCAGCCAGCAATGCCCCCCGTGCCTTAATCGCCTCCAGGGATGCCGATGGCCGCCAGCAAGGTTCGTTATTGACCTGCTTCAGAATTTAGCCTTCTTTGGCTCTGGAGATATACTCCCCAGTACGGGTGTCAACCTTGATAGTCTCACCCTCCTGAATAAACAGGGGAACGCGCACAACGGCCCCACTCACCAGCGTGGCAGGCTTGCCGCCACCACCAGAGGTATCGCCCTTAAGCCCCGGATCGGTTTCGCTCACTGTCAGGGTGACGAAATTGGGTGGTTCGACGATAATAGGTGCACCGTTCCACAGAACCACCGTATAGGGAGCCTGCCCTTTGAGCCATTTGACATTATCACCCAGTGCCGCCGCATCCGCGGAGTATTGCTCAAAACTGTCGGAATCCATGAAATACCAGAACTCACCGTCGGTATATAGATACTCCAGTTCCAACTCCATGACATCGGCAGCCTCAACAGACTCACCGGATTTAAAGGTTTTTTCCAGCACCCGCCCGGTTTTCAGATTTCGCAGCTTCACCCGGCTGAATGCCTGGCCTTTACCCGGTTTGACAAATTCATTCTCAATGATGGAACAGGGGTCCCCATCAAGCATCATCTTCAGGCCGCCCTTGAATTCACTGGTATTATAATTTGCCATCACTTCCTCACGACACAACCAACTGGAAAACGCATATGATACATCGAACAGAGTCTGTATGGCAGACTCCTCCCTGGCAAATATCACTGGCCAATGCCTTCACCCAGGTCGATGAGTTCATCGAATATCTGGAACTCGATAAAAAACTGCTCCCCGAAGCCCGGATGGCCGCCCGCCAGTTTGGCCTGAAAGTACCCAGAGCATTTGCCGCATTAATCGAGAAAGGCAACCCTGACGATCCTATTCTCAGGCAATTGCTACCGATTGGCGCCGAGCTTGCCCGTCACCCGGCATTCAATCGGGATCCGGTAGGAGATCTTGCCACGGAACAGACACCAGGCATGCTGCATAAATATCACGGTCGCCTGTTGCTGGTTACCAGCGGCGCCTGCGGCACCAACTGCCGCTACTGCTTTCGCCGACACTACCCGTATAGCAGCTCATCAGCAGGTCGTGACCAATGGCAGCACGCACTGGCGTATATCGCCGCTCATAAGGAGGTGACAGAGATCATTCTAAGTGGCGGCGACCCTCTTGCGCTTTCCGATACCCGGCTGGCGGGGCTGATCCAAGCGCTTGAAGAGATTCCACACCTGACAAGAGTCAGGATACACAGCAGACTCCCTGTCGCCGTGCCCGAACGCTTGACACCGAAGCTATTGAAGTGGTTCACTGGCAGCCGCCTGACTCCCGTATTAGTGCTGCACATCAACCATTCATCAGAGATCTCTGATGCACTCGGATCAGCTTTAGTACCACTCAGAGAAGCCGGTGCCACCCTGCTCAACCAATCGGTACTGCTACGCGGGGTAAATGACTCAAACAAGCAGCTCAGTGAGCTCAGTGAAGCACTGTTTGCGAACAGCATTCTCCCCTATTACCTTCATCTACTCGACCGGGTAGAGGGAGCAACACATTTTGAAGTACCAGAGGACCATGCAAAAGAGTTGCACCGAACACTGCGGGAGCAACTTCCTGGATACTTGGTTCCCAAGCTGGTCCGGGAAACTACCGGTGAAAAAGCAAAACTGCCAGTATGTTAGGGCGCACCAAGGAAACCTCTAAAAAAAACCAACAAAGGCCAATAGTCTCTAGCAAATCTGGGGGAGTCCGGCATCTTCACGCTCATTTTTCTGGCAACATCCACACCCATACCTCGCTTCATCTGGCCAGCCACACCAATCGACGCATTTTGCACACCAAATTCATCATACCAATCTTCACACCGGGCCCGCCTTGCCCGATGCTACGCACCAAGTCGATTGGCCTGCCGGGCAAACACGTGCTCAACTCGAGCCCGAAATCTTGATCGTTTTCGGTTTGCCTCATTGCTCCCGTTCATTCAAGGGGCGTTTGCGTGTCGACTTGTCGATGAATCTGACTGCAGTAATGCGCACCCGGTAAAGCGACTTCCCGTTCTACACTGTGGTAAGCAGAATCGGCCCAGACACTTCTATTACTGTTGTTCTCATCCAGCAGCTCCTCAAAGACCTGACTATCATGAACTTCAGCCGATGTGATGGCGTACTTGCGAATGGCCTTGTGCTTCCGGTCTATGCTGATGTGTTTTTTGTACCCATAGTGGGTTTTGCCATGCTTCATGGTCCAGTGGGCTGCAACATCCTTCTGGCGGCGTTTGTTATCACCTCATGCTCAGGGCTGCCCCCATCTTTGATTTGCCTATTTTCCTCTCGCGTATTACGTTGCCTGGGTACTGGGACGATAGCTGCATCTGCAATCTATCCCTTGCGAGCACTGAAGCCTGCTGCATCAATCTGGATCAACAGCTCTGAAAAAGTTTGTCAACAAGGCCCCGTTCTTTCAGGCGCTCACGATATACCCAAACCATTCTGGCATCGGGTACCTTACCCTCCGGGCTCAGCACAAGAAAACGACAAAAGCTATAGCGATCCCGAATTTGGAACTCTGCTTGATCACCGGACAGATTGAACAAATGCTGTAGGACCAACACCTTGAACTATTCTGATTTAATTGATCTGGACACTTGAATAAAAGACAATACCGTTGATTATTGGAGCGTATATGAATCAAAAACGAGTTTACAAGAGTTACCCTTGTAGATTCAAGGGGTCGGTGCAACACATTATACTCAATGATCAATTTATGGGGATTATGTGATGGCAAGACTTGGCAGATCTGGACTCACAGATGATCAAAAACAAGAACTATGGTCACGTTGGCGGAAGGGAGAATCACTTAGTGATATAGGCCGTGCCCTCGAAAAACAGCCTGCATCAATTTTTGGTGTGCTAAGACTATTTGGAGGGTATTGCCCTTCAGTTCGGAAACGAGCTCGAAATGCTCTCAGCCTGGAAGAACGTGAAGAAATATCCAGAGGGCTTTCCGTGGGCTTGTCTTTGCGTCAGATAGCAAGAGACCTTGATCGCTCACCCTCAACCATAAGCAGGGAAATTCAGCGCAATGGGGGGGAATGAACCGCTATCGTGCAAATATTGCTGATAGTAAAGCTTGGGATCGTGCTCGTAGGCTAAAGCTGTGTAGACTTGCCCAGTGAGATAATCTTCGTAAAATCGTAGCCGATAAGCTTTCAAGAGTGGCCTCCTGAGCAGATATCTAGCTGGCTAAAGCGAAATTATCCAGAGAATGAGAGAAGTTACGTGTGTCACACGAAACCATCTACAAAAGCCTATTCATTCAGTCTCGTTGCGTATTGAAAAAAGAGCTTCAAAGACATCTTAGAACGCGAAGAGTCTTTCGGCAGTCCAGGCATAGTAATATTAAAGGGCTACCCAGAAGTGGCATTATTGATGGTATTTCCATAATCGCCCACCTGAAATTGAAGACCGGGCCGTCCCTGGCTACTGGGAAGGCGATTTGATCTCAGGTTCTTCCAATACTCATATAGCTACGTTAGTAGAGCGTCACTCGCGATTTACTATGCTCGTTAAAGTCGCAGGGAAAGACACTAAATTCGTCGACCCTGAAATATTCATAACGCAATGATTTATATAAAATAAGCGTCTAAATTTGATAAAATAAACGTCCGAGAAAGGGGTAAAAGCAGAGAAAAACTGGACGAAACAGAGGTGGATAATTGAGCAACGCCAAGACAGACAATCCCAACCAGCAAAATTTCCTGCACCAGAACTTACTGGATCAGCTGATCCCCAAGCATCCACTTTTGCTATTGGCCAGACAGATAGACTGGTCATATTTTGATGCTGAATTTGCCCCGCTTTATTCTCATCTTGGAAAGCCCTCAAAATCCATCCGCCTAATGGTGGGCCTCTCGATACTCAAGCATCTGGAAGACCTCAGTGACGAGGTTCTGATTCAACGCTGGATACAAAATCCCTATTACCAGAGTTTTACGGGTGAGATCGAATTCCAATGGCAACTTCCTTGTGACCCCTCCGACCTGACTTACTTCAGAAAGCGTATTGGCAACGAAGGTTTTGAAAAGGTCCTGGCTGCCTCTATCGCCTTACATCAAGAAAAGGCGATCGAAGATAAAATGTGTATCGACACTACCGTACAAGAGAAAAACATTACCTTTCCAACTGATGCAAAGCAGTACCGAAAGATACACGGGCAGTTACTCAAAATGGCCCGAGCAGAAGGTATCGTGCTCAGTCGAAGCCATGAGAAGGAAGTAAAAATTCTCAAGCTCCCCACCCGATTTGCCACACATCCGAGGAATCGTAAAAAGGCACGTAAGGCCGTCAAGCGATTAAAGACCATCAGCGGCCGATTACTGCGTGAAATACAGCGTAAGATGACCGCAGAACAACAGAAATTCTATGCAGAAAAGTTCGCCCTGTACCAGCGCATGCTGAATCAGAAGCGTGCTGATAAAAATAAGTTGTACAGCCTACATGAACCTCATATTTACTGTATGAGCAAAGGCAAGACCCAGCAGCGTTATGAGTTTGGCACCAAGGCATCAATCACCACCACAAGGGACGCGGGCATTGTGATTGGTGCCCTGGCTTTTGAGAAGAATGTATTTGATGGTCACACCGTACCTGAGGTCTTGGCACAGGTGAAACGTCTCATCAATCGAGTACCCAAAGTGGGTATTGCTGATCGAGGTTATCGGGGCAAATCAAGGGTTAATGACACCCAGATAGTAACGCCAAAGCCTGCTAGTAAGAATACCTCAGAAGAAGCCATGGCATTAGCCAGAAAACGTTTCAGAAGACGAGCTGGCATCGAGCCTGTGGTCACTTAAAGAGTGACCACAGGCTAAAAAGGAACTTTCTTAAAGGCTTTGCCGGGGATCAGATTAACTTGCTTATGGCGGCGGCTGCCTTCAACTTCAGAAAATGGATGAGGGAGGTTCTTTTTGTG
Proteins encoded in this region:
- the efp gene encoding elongation factor P; protein product: MANYNTSEFKGGLKMMLDGDPCSIIENEFVKPGKGQAFSRVKLRNLKTGRVLEKTFKSGESVEAADVMELELEYLYTDGEFWYFMDSDSFEQYSADAAALGDNVKWLKGQAPYTVVLWNGAPIIVEPPNFVTLTVSETDPGLKGDTSGGGGKPATLVSGAVVRVPLFIQEGETIKVDTRTGEYISRAKEG
- the asd gene encoding archaetidylserine decarboxylase (Phosphatidylserine decarboxylase is synthesized as a single chain precursor. Generation of the pyruvoyl active site from a Ser is coupled to cleavage of a Gly-Ser bond between the larger (beta) and smaller (alpha chains). It is an integral membrane protein.); amino-acid sequence: MNSYNNSVDGHPGIIDRLFALLLYVLPHHLLSRLVYWITRSEWPLLKDALIHTMIKLYDVEMGLAVESDPSQYKSFNAFFTRQLRPEVRPLSMEIETVLCPVDGAVSQAGEISNGRIFQAKGQDYSLTELLADDEEWAKKFEDGSFATLYLSPRDYHRIHMPVNGKLRTMLHVPGRLFSVSPSTTRTVPRLFSRNERIINLFDTEMGPVAVILVGAIFVSSMDTVWAGTITPSSQRITQWNYPDKPTEPVTLNKGDELGRFNMGSTVILLFGKQVIEWNERLRPGVKVRMGEEIASQPSSETST
- the epmA gene encoding EF-P lysine aminoacylase EpmA, whose protein sequence is MLAAVRDYFRQASVLEVETPACSAFAVTDPALCSLTTHYTGPGAASGRELYLHTSPEFPMKRLLAAGSGPIYQICKVFRNGEAGRIHNPEFTLLEWYRPGFNQHQLMDEVAGLIQAVLPHPGPVHRVSYAELFQSHLGIDSHTSSADLLRLCAIEQQIPGADSLALSTTDAWLDLLLTHCIEPRLEQGLCFVYDYPVTQASLAKIRPGDLAVAERFELYMDGLEIANGFHELADAVEQRSRFEQELLQRRDEGCPQVPMDEYLLQALDAGLPDCSGVALGIDRLLMQAMGVDNIDQVIAFPFARA
- a CDS encoding transposase, translated to MLVLQHLFNLSGDQAEFQIRDRYSFCRFLVLSPEGKVPDARMVWVYRERLKERGLVDKLFQSC
- a CDS encoding transposase, which encodes MKHGKTHYGYKKHISIDRKHKAIRKYAITSAEVHDSQVFEELLDENNSNRSVWADSAYHSVEREVALPGAHYCSQIHRQVDTQTPLE
- a CDS encoding SCO family protein is translated as MQHELSIGWLTSPGYNRRQRSFLSQCDPEHDTPETLKPFIGRYSADFQVLTGDDQQIRNIAHQLGIKYQRDEKKEGGYSIVHSSSIALINHQSELQGLFTGRVDASSIT
- the epmB gene encoding EF-P beta-lysylation protein EpmB codes for the protein MIHRTESVWQTPPWQISLANAFTQVDEFIEYLELDKKLLPEARMAARQFGLKVPRAFAALIEKGNPDDPILRQLLPIGAELARHPAFNRDPVGDLATEQTPGMLHKYHGRLLLVTSGACGTNCRYCFRRHYPYSSSSAGRDQWQHALAYIAAHKEVTEIILSGGDPLALSDTRLAGLIQALEEIPHLTRVRIHSRLPVAVPERLTPKLLKWFTGSRLTPVLVLHINHSSEISDALGSALVPLREAGATLLNQSVLLRGVNDSNKQLSELSEALFANSILPYYLHLLDRVEGATHFEVPEDHAKELHRTLREQLPGYLVPKLVRETTGEKAKLPVC